The Mucilaginibacter mallensis genome has a segment encoding these proteins:
- a CDS encoding family 43 glycosylhydrolase gives MNHTKRLIPYLILFLIAAAFNCSAQADFIKNPIVSGYYADPTIIKDKGTYYIYATIDPWGAEELGVLETKDFKTFTRRHINWPTKKQCISPTSGDAMVWAPSIRKVNSKFYMYVAVGSEVWAGVSDHPLGPWKNAKPDNSPLVTKNDYPQVHNIDPDCFVDSDGQAYLYWGSGYNWVNGHCMAVKLKKDMITFDGKPIDITPPHYFEAPHLVKRKGLYYLMYSYGKAIDGTYQIRYSIGKTPLGPWIEGENDPILSTSADSTTFGPGHHTVFAENGQYYILYHRIHPQKQAYVLRELCIDSLNFDSKGNILKVNPSGVANFTK, from the coding sequence ATGAATCACACTAAACGTTTAATTCCTTATTTAATACTATTCCTTATCGCCGCTGCATTTAACTGCTCAGCGCAGGCTGATTTTATTAAAAACCCTATTGTTAGCGGTTACTATGCCGATCCTACAATAATTAAAGATAAAGGCACCTATTACATTTATGCGACCATTGATCCCTGGGGAGCTGAAGAATTAGGTGTTTTAGAAACGAAGGATTTTAAAACATTTACCCGCAGGCATATTAACTGGCCAACCAAAAAACAATGTATCAGTCCTACATCCGGCGATGCAATGGTTTGGGCGCCATCTATCCGCAAGGTGAACAGTAAATTTTATATGTACGTTGCTGTTGGTAGCGAAGTTTGGGCAGGAGTGAGCGATCATCCGCTTGGTCCGTGGAAAAATGCAAAGCCGGATAATTCGCCATTGGTAACCAAAAATGATTACCCGCAGGTACATAATATCGACCCCGATTGTTTTGTTGATAGCGATGGGCAGGCTTATTTATACTGGGGCTCGGGTTATAATTGGGTAAACGGGCATTGTATGGCTGTTAAGCTCAAAAAGGATATGATAACCTTTGATGGTAAACCAATAGATATTACCCCTCCGCATTATTTTGAAGCGCCTCACCTGGTGAAACGCAAGGGTTTATATTATTTAATGTATTCATACGGCAAAGCTATTGATGGTACTTATCAAATACGCTATTCAATTGGTAAAACGCCACTGGGGCCATGGATAGAAGGTGAAAATGATCCTATCCTCTCCACCTCGGCTGATAGTACAACCTTTGGCCCCGGTCACCATACAGTTTTTGCTGAGAACGGACAATATTATATTTTATACCATCGCATCCATCCCCAAAAACAGGCCTATGTGTTAAGGGAGCTTTGTATTGATAGTTTAAATTTTGATAGCAAAGGCAACATTCTCAAAGTCAATCCATCAGGCGTTGCTAACTTTACTAAGTAG
- a CDS encoding hybrid sensor histidine kinase/response regulator transcription factor yields the protein MLKFYISIVLCFVMSQCVFAQNNEYQFSQLDITNGLSNNRVICIYKDAEGFMWFGTTAGLNRYDGYEFKVFKHDANDTNSLINNYVEHIYEGPDKKMWVYTNNGLSIYDPNTEKFSNNVADELLKYNIKVDGLVSLKKDNTGNFWFLTQNEGVYCYNPNTKTTVAYNTTAKSKIVLYSNSVDEVVKTQDGFVWLIYNDGVIDKLDIRANKVLLRTYSLCKANNNRLQPYSAMVDNDQNLWIYVSESSIGVYYYNTKANGLQHFVKGGDVIGLNSNVINNVVQGDNNIIWIGTDHGGINMVNIKTHKINYILNRDDDPKSLRGNAVVLYKDNIGIIWAGTFKQGISYFHKGIIQFPLVRHYLLDSSSLPYEDVDCFAEDVSGNLWIGTNGGGLLFFDKKTKKYTQYKHDPANPNSLSNDIVVSLCIDHNHKLWIGTYFGGLERLEGNKFVHYRHKDDVPGSLSDDRVYSIIEDSANKLWVGTFTGGLNIYDGKTDDFNHPRFSTLSNYTSVMYEDKQKNIWIGRDKGVDVINEYGRWSKHYFNKPNNSNSLVADDVNSIIQDHRGLIWIGTKEGLSILNTHTGKFINIEEKQGLPSNNIWSVLEDNSGRIWVSSANGVASIKLIQSNDSYTYEIHKYNEFDGLQGNEFNANSALKLRNGDMIFGGAHGFNLFDPANISSPDIKPQLLFTDFQLFNKTVNAGDTINGKVVLTSSITKTQSLVLNHNQNVFSISFAACDYFNPNKIKYQYQLEGFDKEWLTSPAGSRKVTYTNLDAGDYVFKVRARNINNPKNVSTITLNITILPPFWKSTLAYILYFVLIISILFYIRHRGILKLKKEFEIMQDKLEGERRLAAERAEAHRMHELDLMKIKFFTNVSHEFRTPLSLIISPIDTLIKNSDRSEQKNQLLMIKRNGRRLLNLVNQLLDFRKMEFKELRLDLQKGDIIKFIKEVAASFTDLADQNHIGYLFDTEVDSLCAKFDHDKIERILFNLLSNSFKFTASGGHISVLLRLINTDVIDPDKQLLEIKVVDTGIGISKEKQEKIFERFFQVNLPEGLLNQGSGIGLAISHEFVKMHSGEIYVESEPGNGSAFIIQLPLNIEEENAIPETPVAQQPDDVVKHAKPTWESEKKPVVLIIEDNDDLRFYLKDNLKHTFNIIEAADGKEGWQKALALHPNLIVSDVSMPEMNGLDLCKKIRNDSRTAHIPIILLTALTEEEDQLIGLTNGANDYIGKPFNFEILLSKISGLLAMQQTFKKTYQKQMEIQVQDLEIVSEDEKFLKNVFDCIEKNITNYNFSVEELSRQMSLSRVSLYKRLLALTGKTPVDCIRTVRLKRAVQLLEKSQLSIANIAYEVGFNNPTYFSKVFKDEYGTVPSEYVIAIRKKEIETTQL from the coding sequence ATGTTGAAATTTTACATATCAATTGTATTGTGTTTTGTTATGTCGCAATGTGTGTTTGCGCAAAATAATGAATACCAGTTCTCCCAATTAGATATTACAAATGGGCTCTCCAATAACCGGGTTATTTGCATTTATAAGGATGCTGAAGGTTTTATGTGGTTTGGTACAACCGCGGGTTTAAACAGATACGATGGCTACGAGTTTAAAGTGTTTAAGCATGATGCAAACGATACCAATTCCCTCATTAATAATTATGTTGAACATATTTATGAAGGACCGGATAAGAAAATGTGGGTATATACTAATAATGGTCTAAGCATCTATGACCCCAATACCGAAAAATTCTCGAACAATGTTGCTGATGAACTGCTGAAATACAATATAAAGGTTGATGGGTTAGTATCGCTAAAGAAGGATAATACAGGTAACTTTTGGTTTTTAACCCAAAATGAAGGCGTTTATTGTTACAATCCTAATACTAAAACCACTGTTGCTTACAATACTACCGCAAAATCAAAAATTGTGCTCTATTCAAATAGTGTTGATGAAGTGGTTAAAACACAGGACGGTTTTGTTTGGCTGATTTACAATGATGGCGTTATTGATAAATTAGATATCCGTGCAAACAAAGTTTTACTAAGAACATATAGCTTATGTAAGGCAAATAACAACAGACTGCAGCCTTACTCCGCAATGGTTGATAACGACCAGAACCTATGGATATATGTTTCAGAAAGCTCTATAGGGGTTTATTATTACAATACCAAAGCCAACGGGCTGCAGCATTTTGTTAAAGGTGGCGATGTGATCGGCCTTAATTCAAATGTTATTAATAATGTGGTACAGGGCGATAATAATATCATTTGGATAGGTACTGACCATGGCGGCATCAACATGGTTAATATAAAAACCCATAAAATTAATTACATATTAAACCGCGACGATGACCCCAAATCCTTAAGGGGGAATGCTGTAGTGTTGTATAAAGATAACATAGGTATTATATGGGCAGGCACGTTTAAACAGGGTATCAGCTACTTCCATAAAGGAATAATACAATTCCCGCTTGTGCGTCATTATCTGCTGGATAGCTCAAGTTTACCGTATGAGGATGTTGATTGTTTTGCAGAAGATGTAAGCGGTAACTTATGGATCGGCACTAATGGGGGAGGCTTACTGTTTTTCGATAAAAAAACTAAAAAATATACCCAGTATAAACATGACCCGGCAAACCCCAACAGCTTATCGAATGATATAGTTGTTAGTTTGTGTATAGATCATAACCATAAACTATGGATAGGTACCTATTTTGGTGGTTTGGAACGTTTGGAAGGCAATAAATTCGTTCATTACCGGCATAAGGATGATGTTCCGGGTAGCTTATCAGATGACCGCGTTTATAGCATAATTGAAGACTCCGCAAACAAGTTATGGGTAGGCACATTCACGGGTGGCTTAAATATTTATGATGGTAAAACCGACGATTTTAACCATCCCCGTTTTTCAACCTTATCAAACTATACATCAGTTATGTATGAGGATAAGCAAAAAAATATTTGGATAGGACGGGATAAAGGTGTTGACGTAATTAATGAATATGGCAGATGGAGTAAACATTATTTTAATAAACCAAATAATTCTAATAGCCTGGTAGCCGATGATGTTAACAGTATTATACAGGATCATAGGGGCCTGATCTGGATTGGAACCAAAGAAGGTCTGAGTATATTAAATACCCATACCGGGAAGTTTATAAACATCGAAGAAAAGCAGGGACTGCCCAGTAATAATATATGGAGCGTATTGGAAGATAATAGCGGCCGTATTTGGGTAAGCAGTGCAAATGGTGTTGCTAGTATAAAGCTTATACAAAGTAACGACAGCTATACCTATGAAATTCATAAATACAATGAATTTGATGGTTTGCAGGGGAATGAGTTTAATGCTAATTCGGCATTGAAACTCAGGAACGGGGATATGATATTTGGCGGCGCTCACGGGTTTAATTTATTTGATCCCGCAAACATAAGCTCGCCCGATATAAAACCTCAGTTGCTGTTTACCGATTTTCAGCTGTTTAATAAAACAGTAAATGCCGGGGATACGATTAATGGCAAAGTGGTTTTAACCTCATCCATTACAAAAACACAGTCATTGGTTTTAAATCACAACCAAAACGTTTTTAGTATTTCATTTGCTGCGTGTGATTATTTTAATCCCAATAAAATAAAATACCAGTATCAGTTGGAGGGTTTTGATAAAGAATGGCTTACATCGCCAGCTGGCTCACGTAAAGTAACTTATACCAATTTAGATGCCGGCGATTATGTGTTTAAAGTAAGGGCCAGAAATATCAATAATCCTAAAAATGTAAGTACAATAACGCTCAATATTACAATATTGCCACCGTTCTGGAAATCAACGTTAGCCTATATATTATATTTTGTATTGATAATAAGCATATTGTTCTATATCCGCCACAGAGGGATCCTCAAATTGAAAAAGGAATTTGAAATAATGCAGGATAAGTTGGAGGGAGAACGCAGGCTGGCAGCTGAGCGTGCAGAAGCACACCGCATGCATGAGCTCGACCTGATGAAGATCAAGTTTTTCACCAACGTAAGCCACGAGTTCAGAACACCTTTATCGTTAATTATATCGCCTATTGATACACTGATAAAAAACAGCGACAGATCGGAACAAAAGAACCAGTTACTAATGATTAAACGGAATGGCAGGCGTTTGCTGAACCTGGTTAATCAGCTGCTTGATTTTAGAAAAATGGAATTCAAGGAGTTAAGGCTTGATTTGCAAAAGGGCGATATTATTAAATTTATAAAGGAGGTAGCGGCTTCATTTACTGATCTGGCTGATCAAAATCACATAGGCTATTTGTTTGATACGGAGGTTGATTCGCTGTGCGCAAAATTCGATCATGATAAAATAGAACGGATACTGTTTAATCTGCTTTCCAATTCATTTAAATTTACTGCATCGGGTGGTCATATTAGCGTTTTACTACGCCTGATAAATACTGATGTTATCGATCCTGATAAGCAATTGCTGGAGATAAAAGTGGTTGATACAGGCATCGGAATATCCAAAGAGAAACAGGAAAAGATATTTGAACGGTTCTTCCAGGTTAATTTGCCCGAAGGTTTGTTGAACCAGGGAAGTGGTATAGGTTTAGCCATAAGTCATGAGTTTGTGAAAATGCACTCAGGTGAAATATACGTGGAAAGTGAACCCGGTAATGGAAGTGCCTTTATTATACAATTACCATTAAATATTGAAGAAGAGAATGCTATACCTGAAACGCCAGTTGCTCAACAACCGGATGATGTTGTGAAACATGCAAAACCAACCTGGGAATCGGAAAAGAAACCGGTTGTGTTGATAATTGAAGATAACGATGACCTGCGTTTCTATTTAAAGGACAATTTAAAGCATACTTTTAATATTATAGAGGCAGCTGACGGGAAGGAAGGCTGGCAAAAAGCACTTGCCCTACATCCAAACCTAATAGTAAGTGATGTAAGCATGCCCGAAATGAATGGTCTCGATCTTTGCAAAAAAATAAGGAACGATAGCCGCACCGCACATATACCGATCATCCTGCTAACGGCTTTAACCGAAGAAGAAGACCAGCTGATAGGCCTAACAAACGGGGCAAACGATTATATAGGCAAACCGTTTAATTTCGAGATCTTACTTTCAAAGATCAGTGGCTTGCTCGCAATGCAGCAAACATTCAAAAAAACCTATCAAAAACAAATGGAGATACAGGTTCAGGACCTGGAAATTGTATCGGAGGATGAAAAGTTCCTGAAGAATGTTTTTGACTGTATTGAAAAAAATATCACCAATTATAATTTCTCGGTCGAGGAATTGAGCCGGCAAATGTCATTAAGCCGTGTATCACTTTACAAAAGATTACTGGCGCTTACAGGCAAAACACCTGTTGATTGCATAAGAACAGTGCGATTAAAAAGAGCAGTGCAGTTATTAGAGAAAAGCCAGTTAAGTATTGCCAATATAGCTTATGAAGTAGGATTTAATAACCCAACTTATTTTTCAAAAGTGTTTAAGGACGAGTACGGCACAGTGCCATCTGAATACGTAATTGCGATCCGCAAAAAAGAGATAGAAACAACTCAATTATAA
- a CDS encoding RsiV family protein, translating to MLITGCFAACNAGVQGNKQPTGTKDTLTYSYKTFKQRDADCGNSPDSTCTIVKINYPDFDGKKALNDSVTHSFIKLFATSSGKTDTGYNQLADNFIGVYKAFKKDQPKSTLIYLLDGHAKVLKQDSTITRIEVSGYSYHGGPHGIELTSYVNWDTKANKSIALNDIFVAGYQDKLNRVAERIFRKNEGLKDTATLNNGRTYFFKDNKFNLPANYLITSKGIQFLYNVYTIKPYAADKTELLVPYTAIKILLLLNSVVKNYIK from the coding sequence ATGCTTATAACAGGCTGTTTTGCTGCATGTAATGCTGGTGTACAAGGCAATAAACAACCAACAGGCACAAAAGATACCTTAACGTATTCGTATAAAACCTTTAAACAACGTGATGCGGATTGTGGTAATAGTCCGGACAGTACTTGTACCATTGTAAAAATAAACTATCCGGATTTTGACGGTAAAAAAGCATTGAATGATTCAGTTACCCACAGCTTTATTAAATTATTCGCTACAAGTTCAGGTAAAACGGATACAGGATATAACCAGCTTGCTGATAATTTTATAGGCGTTTACAAAGCCTTTAAAAAGGATCAGCCAAAATCAACACTGATCTATCTGCTCGACGGGCATGCTAAAGTATTAAAGCAGGATTCGACTATAACAAGGATAGAGGTATCAGGCTATTCATATCATGGCGGCCCGCATGGTATTGAGCTTACATCCTATGTAAACTGGGACACAAAGGCAAACAAAAGCATCGCGCTAAACGATATATTCGTCGCTGGTTACCAGGATAAACTAAACCGGGTTGCCGAACGAATATTCCGTAAAAATGAGGGCCTGAAAGATACTGCTACACTAAATAACGGCCGCACCTACTTTTTCAAGGATAATAAATTCAATTTACCGGCTAACTATCTTATTACGTCCAAGGGTATACAGTTTTTGTACAATGTGTACACCATTAAGCCTTATGCTGCCGATAAAACAGAGCTGTTAGTTCCATATACAGCGATAAAAATATTACTGTTACTCAATTCAGTAGTGAAAAATTATATAAAATAG
- a CDS encoding glycoside hydrolase family 27 protein has translation MKYICSLAILFFVSYYNPSIAQTIAPTPPMGWNSYNCFGSAVHEDEVKANADYVAQNLKQYGWQYIVVDFLWSYDNPPGSNIGNPFQKNLQDGSYIPWLTMDEYGRLTPQPTKFPSAFGGKGFAPLAAYVHSLGLKFGIHVMRGIPRQAVWAKSPVKGTNGITADMIADTNSTCPWMNHMYGIDMKKSGAQEYLNSILELYASWGVDFIKVDDIARPYREAEIEGYHKAIQNCGRPIVLSLSPGATALSEADHVAKNGNMWRMADDFWDNWKEIVGMVGYAEQWQGKGGPGHWPDCDMIQIGKLSKRGPVGEERYSRFTQDEEYTHMTFWSIFRSPLMLGGNLPENRPFELQLFNNSEVIAVNQQGENPRELYRKDGSMVWYSHVPNSKDLYVAMFNLGEANADVNVDFASLGLKGKVEVRDLWKKQDVGSFKKLYHQQINKHGAALFKLSVK, from the coding sequence ATGAAATATATCTGCTCTTTGGCTATTCTATTTTTTGTTAGTTACTACAATCCTTCGATAGCGCAAACTATTGCACCAACACCACCTATGGGTTGGAATAGCTATAATTGTTTCGGCTCCGCGGTACACGAGGACGAGGTAAAGGCCAATGCTGATTATGTGGCACAAAATCTTAAGCAATACGGCTGGCAATACATTGTGGTTGATTTTTTATGGTCGTATGATAATCCTCCGGGGAGTAACATCGGAAACCCTTTCCAGAAGAATTTACAGGACGGCTCTTATATCCCATGGCTTACCATGGATGAATACGGCAGGTTAACACCGCAGCCTACAAAATTTCCATCAGCATTTGGCGGTAAGGGTTTTGCACCGCTGGCAGCCTATGTACACTCATTAGGTTTAAAGTTTGGTATCCACGTAATGCGTGGCATCCCTCGCCAGGCTGTGTGGGCTAAATCGCCTGTAAAGGGCACTAATGGCATAACAGCTGATATGATAGCCGATACCAATTCAACCTGCCCATGGATGAACCATATGTATGGTATTGATATGAAAAAATCGGGCGCACAAGAATATTTAAATTCCATATTAGAATTATATGCCTCATGGGGAGTTGATTTTATTAAAGTTGATGATATAGCAAGGCCTTATCGCGAAGCAGAAATTGAAGGCTACCATAAAGCGATACAAAACTGCGGCAGACCAATAGTATTGAGCCTGTCGCCGGGTGCCACCGCTTTAAGTGAGGCTGATCATGTCGCTAAAAATGGTAATATGTGGCGAATGGCTGATGATTTTTGGGATAACTGGAAAGAGATTGTAGGGATGGTGGGTTATGCCGAGCAATGGCAGGGCAAAGGCGGCCCCGGTCACTGGCCAGATTGCGATATGATACAGATAGGCAAACTATCAAAACGTGGTCCGGTAGGCGAGGAACGTTACAGTAGGTTCACTCAAGATGAAGAATATACCCACATGACCTTCTGGAGTATATTCCGTTCGCCATTGATGCTGGGCGGTAACCTGCCAGAGAACAGGCCATTCGAACTGCAGCTATTCAATAACAGCGAAGTTATTGCTGTAAACCAGCAGGGCGAAAACCCGCGCGAGCTTTATCGTAAAGATGGTAGTATGGTATGGTATTCACATGTGCCCAATAGTAAGGATCTATATGTAGCCATGTTTAACCTTGGCGAAGCCAATGCTGATGTAAATGTAGATTTCGCGTCATTAGGCCTAAAAGGCAAAGTGGAGGTAAGGGATCTTTGGAAAAAGCAAGATGTAGGCTCATTTAAAAAGCTATATCATCAGCAAATCAACAAGCATGGCGCGGCTTTGTTTAAACTATCTGTAAAGTAA
- a CDS encoding glycoside hydrolase family 31 protein: protein MLKKNLRLLRLNTCSVAIALISVFSINTANAVIKSYTKDADGVTFSLDKGKMKVKVCTDDIIEVKYTMFNDFSQKESLVVNNKWLTKTGFTVTEGNGAVIIATAKLKLVIDKATNAITYLDKKGNVITAEDKADNKSMQAVTIAGINTYNCSSQFNSPADEALFGLGCHPEDTLSINYKGRDQQMLIKYMTGAIPVLLSTKGYGLMWDNYSASNFYGAEAGNTKFKYVSESGKQIDYYFFYGPDFDRIINSYRIATGKAPMFAKWLFGLFQSQDRYKSQPEILSVKDNYRKNNIPVDAIVQDWYWWAPLPIGSHIMNHDRYPDPKGMIDELHKANIHAMISIWPVFGSGTKDFDALKSKGYLTSITWDNFVTHTWDTYYDAHNPKARALYWAQARDSVVKRYGWDAWWVDQCEPDNGALLDERRKADFSVGKGIDYFNTYSLEHSKGIYQGWRKDIPNKRAFFLIRQSFAGEQRNAATLWSSDVTTTFNALKSQIPQGINACVSGIPYWTSDIGGYISRTLPDGIPDWSQPEMRELFTRWFQFGTFSPIMRIHGKGERALFSNNWDDNTKAILLKYDKLRYRLLPYIYSLAGRVTNENYTIMRSLAFDFRGDKNVYSIPDQYMFGPAFLVNPVTEHGKTTRNVYLPASTKWYDFYTGKQYDGGQRIESAAPIDIIPLYIKAGSIIPMGPVMQYTTEKPANNIELRIYPGANGQFEYYEDENDNYNYEKGASATFKFSWNDKTHQLTISDTKGNFNGMIKKHTFNVVLVNDGHGVNTDAEAKADKVIIYTGKAVTVKI from the coding sequence ATGTTAAAGAAAAATTTAAGATTGCTTAGGCTAAATACTTGTTCTGTTGCTATTGCACTTATTAGCGTTTTTAGTATAAATACTGCTAATGCAGTAATTAAATCCTACACAAAGGATGCAGATGGTGTTACTTTTTCCCTCGATAAGGGTAAAATGAAAGTGAAAGTCTGCACTGATGATATCATCGAGGTAAAATACACCATGTTCAATGATTTCTCTCAAAAGGAATCGTTAGTGGTTAATAACAAATGGCTCACAAAAACCGGCTTTACGGTAACAGAGGGTAATGGTGCCGTTATTATCGCGACAGCAAAACTTAAATTGGTTATTGATAAGGCCACTAATGCCATTACTTATCTGGATAAAAAAGGCAATGTAATAACTGCTGAAGATAAAGCGGATAATAAAAGCATGCAGGCTGTAACTATAGCAGGCATAAATACTTACAATTGCAGCTCTCAATTCAATTCTCCTGCTGATGAAGCGCTGTTTGGCTTAGGCTGTCATCCTGAAGATACCTTATCCATCAATTATAAGGGCCGCGATCAGCAAATGCTCATTAAGTATATGACGGGCGCCATCCCTGTTTTACTATCAACCAAAGGTTATGGATTGATGTGGGATAACTATTCTGCATCAAACTTTTATGGTGCCGAAGCAGGTAACACCAAGTTCAAATATGTATCAGAAAGCGGTAAGCAGATTGATTATTATTTCTTCTATGGTCCCGATTTCGACCGTATCATTAATTCATATCGTATTGCTACGGGTAAAGCGCCGATGTTTGCCAAATGGCTATTCGGATTATTTCAGTCACAGGATAGGTATAAGAGTCAGCCGGAGATCTTGAGTGTAAAGGACAATTACCGTAAAAATAATATCCCTGTTGATGCTATCGTGCAGGACTGGTACTGGTGGGCTCCATTGCCAATAGGTTCACATATCATGAACCACGATAGGTACCCCGATCCCAAAGGAATGATCGATGAATTGCATAAGGCAAACATACATGCCATGATCTCTATATGGCCGGTATTCGGTAGTGGTACAAAGGATTTCGACGCGCTGAAAAGTAAAGGCTACTTAACCAGTATTACCTGGGATAATTTTGTTACCCATACCTGGGATACTTATTATGATGCGCATAACCCTAAGGCCCGTGCACTATACTGGGCCCAAGCCCGCGACAGTGTTGTAAAGCGCTATGGCTGGGATGCCTGGTGGGTTGATCAATGCGAGCCTGATAATGGTGCTTTGCTTGATGAACGCCGCAAGGCAGACTTCTCTGTAGGTAAGGGCATCGATTATTTTAACACCTATTCGTTGGAACACTCTAAAGGCATTTACCAGGGCTGGCGCAAGGATATTCCTAATAAAAGGGCGTTCTTCCTCATCAGGCAGTCGTTTGCCGGTGAGCAGCGCAATGCAGCTACGCTGTGGTCGTCGGATGTTACTACAACGTTCAATGCCTTAAAAAGCCAGATCCCACAGGGTATCAACGCCTGCGTATCAGGTATCCCTTACTGGACATCCGATATAGGCGGTTATATATCAAGAACATTACCTGATGGCATCCCCGACTGGTCGCAGCCCGAAATGCGTGAGCTGTTTACCCGTTGGTTCCAGTTCGGTACATTCAGCCCGATTATGCGTATTCACGGAAAGGGTGAAAGAGCATTATTCTCCAATAACTGGGATGACAATACCAAAGCCATCCTGCTTAAATACGATAAATTACGTTATCGCCTGTTACCATACATATACTCGCTGGCTGGCCGTGTAACTAATGAAAACTATACCATTATGCGTTCGCTTGCATTTGATTTCCGTGGCGATAAAAATGTGTACAGCATTCCGGATCAGTATATGTTTGGCCCGGCATTTCTAGTTAATCCGGTAACTGAACATGGTAAAACAACCCGCAATGTATACCTGCCTGCATCAACAAAATGGTACGACTTTTATACCGGCAAGCAATATGACGGCGGCCAGCGCATTGAATCGGCGGCACCTATTGATATTATACCGCTGTATATTAAAGCAGGTTCAATAATACCGATGGGGCCGGTTATGCAATATACCACTGAAAAGCCTGCTAATAACATCGAACTAAGAATATACCCCGGTGCTAATGGCCAGTTTGAATATTATGAGGATGAAAACGATAATTACAATTATGAAAAAGGTGCCTCAGCTACTTTTAAATTCAGCTGGAATGATAAAACCCACCAGCTAACTATTTCTGATACCAAGGGTAACTTTAATGGAATGATCAAAAAACATACATTTAACGTTGTATTGGTTAATGATGGTCATGGTGTTAATACAGATGCTGAAGCCAAAGCAGATAAGGTGATCATTTATACAGGTAAAGCAGTAACGGTTAAGATATAA